One window from the genome of Grus americana isolate bGruAme1 chromosome 2, bGruAme1.mat, whole genome shotgun sequence encodes:
- the JMJD4 gene encoding 2-oxoglutarate and iron-dependent oxygenase JMJD4, whose amino-acid sequence MDRATFACSTAFFRDYNSSSQGAFCLPGGHVDFIEKVESFTYSDFFRDYLIPNHPCIFSAKFTEDWGSRRNWVTWDGKPNFDHLLQKFGEAVVPVANCDVKEYNSNPKQQLPFKEYVNYWKEYIKNGYRSSRGCLYLKDWHLSRAFPEQDVYTTPVYFSSDWLNEYWDAIAVDDYRFVYMGPKGSWTPFHADVFRSYSWSANICGRKKWLLYPAGQEEYLKDRHGNLPFDVTAPSLQDRSVYPRYNQSQPPVEIVQEAGEIVFIPSGWHHQVYNLEDTISINHNWVNGCNVAIMWCFLQDELAAVQREINEWKDPMDDWHLQCQLIMKSCTGIDYKEFYNFLKVIAENRISVLENGLDDEASAKNTPKAAISTLGMLHAVFDLKRTVKVLTSLSANEDFKKLDLTSLSPPPEALLHHLKAAIDTALL is encoded by the exons ATGGACAGGGCAACATTCGCCTGTTCCACTGCCTTTTTTCGTGACTACAACAGTTCATCTCAGGGTGCATTCTGCCTCCCCGGAGGACACGTTGACTTTATTGAAAAAGTTGAATCATTCACTTACTCAGACTTTTTCCGTGATTATTTGATTCCCAACCATCCCTGTATTTTCTCAGCTAAATTCACTGAAGActggggcagcaggagaaaTTGGGTTACTTGGGATGGAAAGCCTAACTTTGATCATCTGCTGCAGAAGTTTG GAGAGGCTGTAGTACCTGTTGCCAACTGTGATGTCAAGGAGTACAATTCTAACCcgaagcagcagctccccttcAAGGAGTATGTAAATTACTGGAAAGAGTACATTAAAAATGGCTACCGTTCATCCCGAGGGTGCCTTTATCTAAAGGACTGGCACCTGAGCAG AGCTTTCCCTGAACAAGATGTTTATACAACCCCTGTGTATTTCTCATCCGACTGGCTGAATGAATACTGGGATGCTATAGCTGTGGACGATTACCGGTTTGTCTACATGGGACCTAAAGGTTCATG GACTCCATTCCATGCTGATGTCTTCCGTTCCTATAGCTGGTCAGCCAATATATGTGGGAGAAAGAAATGGCTGTTGTACCCCGCGGGTCAGGAGGAGTACCTGAAGGACCGCCATGGCAACTTGCCCTTCGACGTGACTGCACCTAGTCTTCAGGACAGGAGTGTTTACCCTCGCTACAACCAAAGTCAACCCCCTGTTGAAATTGTGCAGGAAGCAGGGGAGATAGTCTTCATCCCCAGTGGATGGCATCATCAAGTTTACAATCTG GAGGATACCATTTCCATTAACCACAACTGGGTGAATGGCTGCAACGTGGCTATAATGTGGTGCTTCCTGCAGGACGAATTAGCAGCTGTCCAGCGGGAAATCAATGAATGGAAGGACCCTATGGATGATTGGCACCTACAATGCCAG ttgATCATGAAGTCTTGCACGGGTATAGACTACAAGGAGTTCTACAACTTCCTCAAAGTTATTGCAGAGAACAGGATTTCTGTCTTGGAAAATGGCCTCGATGACGAAGCTTCGGCAAAGAACACTCCAAAAGCTGCCATTTCCACCTTGGGCATGCTCCATGCAGTGTTTGATTTAAAGAGGACTGTGAAGGTGTTAACATCATTGAGTGCTAATGAAGATTTCAAGAAACTAGACCTGACGTCACTTTCTCCACCTCCGGAGGCATTACTCCACCACTTGAAAGCAGCAATAGATACGGCGCTACTCTAA